A stretch of Acidovorax sp. RAC01 DNA encodes these proteins:
- a CDS encoding sodium:solute symporter family protein, whose amino-acid sequence MLLTFIVVYLLISIAVGLYAARRVHNTADYAVAGRSLPLAVVIATTFATWFGSETVLGVSAKFVEGGLGAVVEDPFGASMCLILVGVFFAYKLYRKNLITLGDYYRQRYGRVIEVICSAVILCSYLGWVAAQITALGLVFNLLTQGAVSITMGMVIGTAVVLIYTLYGGMWSVAMTDFVQMIVITVGLFAVAWFAADLAGGAGKVIDYAAREGKFQFFPTGGLKEWTFFFAAAITMMLGSIPQQDVFQRVMSSNSAETARKGPIIGGTLYLLFAFVPMFIVTAALLVMPEATQALLKDDPQKVLPTLVMERMPLVLQVAFFGALLSAIMSTASATLLAPSTTFVENILHNLRPGMTDAQTLKAMRISVLVFTACVLMYAITMQGTSIYDLVSGAYQVPLVGAFVPLVFGLYWKRATTQGALLAVVMGLGVWLLFVASPMLSEAFPQQLAGLLAALVGMLAGSLAPQFIDDHKGHVTHYEGSAPT is encoded by the coding sequence ATGCTGTTGACATTCATCGTTGTGTACCTGCTGATCTCGATCGCCGTGGGGCTGTATGCCGCGCGGCGCGTTCACAACACGGCCGACTATGCGGTGGCGGGCCGCAGCCTGCCGTTGGCAGTGGTGATTGCCACCACCTTTGCCACGTGGTTCGGGTCGGAAACCGTGCTGGGTGTGTCGGCCAAATTCGTGGAAGGCGGCCTGGGCGCCGTGGTGGAGGACCCGTTTGGCGCCTCCATGTGCCTGATCCTGGTGGGCGTCTTTTTTGCCTACAAGCTCTACCGCAAGAACCTCATCACGTTGGGTGACTACTACCGCCAGCGCTACGGCCGCGTGATCGAGGTGATCTGCTCCGCGGTCATCCTGTGCAGCTACCTGGGCTGGGTGGCAGCGCAGATCACCGCTTTGGGCCTGGTGTTCAACCTGCTGACACAAGGCGCGGTGTCCATCACGATGGGCATGGTGATCGGCACGGCCGTAGTGCTGATCTACACGCTGTATGGAGGCATGTGGTCGGTGGCGATGACGGATTTCGTGCAAATGATCGTTATTACCGTCGGCCTCTTTGCCGTGGCATGGTTCGCGGCTGATCTGGCAGGCGGTGCGGGCAAGGTTATCGACTATGCGGCGCGTGAGGGCAAGTTCCAGTTCTTCCCCACGGGCGGTCTGAAGGAATGGACGTTCTTCTTCGCTGCCGCCATCACCATGATGCTGGGCTCCATCCCGCAGCAGGACGTGTTCCAGCGCGTGATGTCGTCCAACAGCGCAGAGACCGCCCGCAAGGGTCCGATCATCGGCGGCACGCTCTACCTGCTGTTCGCCTTCGTGCCCATGTTCATCGTGACGGCCGCCCTGCTGGTGATGCCCGAAGCAACCCAGGCGCTGCTCAAGGACGATCCGCAAAAAGTGCTGCCCACCCTGGTGATGGAGCGCATGCCGCTGGTGCTGCAGGTGGCCTTCTTTGGCGCGCTGCTGTCGGCCATCATGTCCACGGCATCTGCCACCTTGCTGGCGCCGTCCACCACGTTCGTCGAAAACATCCTGCACAACCTGCGCCCGGGCATGACCGACGCGCAGACGCTCAAGGCCATGCGGATCTCGGTGCTGGTGTTCACGGCCTGCGTGCTGATGTATGCCATCACCATGCAAGGCACGTCCATCTATGACCTGGTGTCGGGTGCGTACCAGGTGCCGCTGGTGGGTGCCTTCGTGCCGCTGGTATTCGGGTTGTACTGGAAGCGTGCCACCACCCAGGGGGCTTTGCTGGCCGTGGTGATGGGCCTGGGCGTCTGGCTGCTGTTTGTGGCCAGCCCCATGCTGTCGGAAGCGTTCCCGCAGCAGCTGGCCGGGCTGCTGGCCGCGCTCGTGGGCATGCTGGCCGGCTCGCTGGCCCCCCAGTTCATCGACGACCACAAGGGCCATGTCACGCACTACGAAGGCAGTGCACCCACCTGA
- the nudB gene encoding dihydroneopterin triphosphate diphosphatase, whose product MGSPTPPTPAAQAAEGVSGGRPFKLPESVLVVIHTAALDVLLIRRTGGDGHWQSVTGSKDYADEPFEVTAAREVAEETGMDARGPGCVLTDWYLENHYDIWPQWLHRYAPGVVRNRERVFGLCVPPGTPVVLNPREHDDFCWLAWQQAADRCFSASNAEACLLLPRYLTGTLQGRP is encoded by the coding sequence ATGGGCTCCCCCACGCCACCCACTCCGGCTGCACAAGCGGCTGAAGGTGTCTCGGGCGGTCGCCCGTTCAAGCTGCCCGAATCCGTGCTGGTCGTCATCCACACGGCGGCCCTGGATGTGCTGCTGATCCGGCGCACGGGGGGTGACGGGCACTGGCAGTCGGTGACCGGCAGCAAGGATTACGCAGACGAGCCCTTTGAGGTGACCGCTGCCCGCGAGGTGGCCGAGGAAACAGGCATGGATGCACGCGGGCCGGGCTGCGTGCTGACCGACTGGTACCTGGAGAACCATTACGACATCTGGCCCCAGTGGCTGCACCGCTATGCGCCCGGTGTGGTGCGCAACCGCGAACGGGTGTTTGGCCTGTGTGTGCCGCCTGGGACACCCGTGGTGCTTAACCCGCGCGAGCACGACGACTTTTGCTGGCTTGCCTGGCAGCAGGCTGCCGACCGGTGCTTTTCGGCGTCCAACGCCGAGGCCTGCCTGCTGTTGCCACGGTATCTCACCGGGACCCTGCAGGGGCGTCCCTGA
- a CDS encoding CsgG/HfaB family protein — MQDLSSFRVAGAVLLAVTLVAAAGCGEKKTELGQGGSVVTGSAGPQGAQNGARELVRCEAPVATLALAENPHGYAMGSGYNLPASPVPLVKLLAQQSGCFRVVDRAAGLQGTVREQDLKEAGVLRKEKSTVQKGRGYEAQYTLTPSLTFSEQDAGRGLAGVIAMVPVLRDIAGLAGLVEQVKFKEAQTALLLSDNETTEQVAAATGSARTTDLGVGGLVFGKLGGAAGAGWSNTNEGKVIAAAFLDAHNQLVVQARALQAKELPPPVPSIRTSPASASPKAGSGGGH, encoded by the coding sequence ATGCAGGACCTGTCGAGTTTTCGGGTTGCCGGGGCTGTCCTCCTGGCGGTGACGCTGGTGGCGGCTGCTGGCTGTGGCGAGAAAAAGACCGAGCTGGGGCAGGGCGGCTCGGTCGTCACGGGCTCGGCCGGCCCGCAGGGCGCGCAGAACGGCGCGCGTGAGCTGGTGCGCTGCGAGGCCCCGGTGGCCACGCTGGCGCTGGCCGAAAACCCGCACGGATACGCCATGGGCAGCGGTTACAACCTGCCCGCGTCGCCGGTCCCTCTGGTCAAGCTGCTGGCGCAGCAAAGCGGCTGCTTTCGTGTGGTGGACCGCGCAGCCGGCCTGCAAGGTACGGTGCGTGAGCAGGACCTCAAGGAGGCGGGCGTCCTGCGCAAGGAAAAGTCCACCGTGCAAAAGGGCCGCGGCTACGAGGCCCAGTACACGCTGACGCCGAGCCTGACTTTCAGCGAGCAGGATGCCGGGCGCGGGCTGGCGGGCGTGATTGCCATGGTGCCTGTGCTGCGCGACATCGCCGGGCTGGCAGGCCTGGTGGAGCAGGTGAAGTTCAAGGAGGCGCAGACCGCGCTGCTCCTGTCCGACAACGAGACGACCGAGCAGGTGGCAGCGGCCACGGGCTCGGCGCGCACCACCGACCTGGGCGTGGGCGGGCTTGTGTTTGGCAAGCTGGGTGGCGCTGCGGGCGCGGGCTGGAGCAATACGAACGAAGGCAAGGTGATTGCCGCTGCCTTCCTGGATGCGCACAACCAGCTGGTGGTGCAGGCCCGTGCGCTGCAGGCCAAGGAGCTACCGCCGCCCGTGCCATCCATCCGTACGTCGCCCGCGTCCGCGTCACCCAAGGCCGGGTCCGGCGGCGGTCACTGA
- a CDS encoding DUF502 domain-containing protein, which yields MSALRKWLLTGLLVIVPGVITAWVLNWIVTTLDQTLQILPLAWHPDRLIGFHVPGFGVVLTLVILLVVGAVASNFAGRKLVQWGDAVVHRIPVVRSIYSSVKQVSDTLFSESGNAFRKAVLVQWPREGVWTVAFVTGAPSGEVAAYLRDEFVSVYVPTTPNPTGGYFVMVRKSDCVELDMTVDSALKYIVSMGVVAPADPTLVSPK from the coding sequence ATGTCCGCCTTGCGCAAATGGCTGTTGACCGGCCTTCTGGTGATCGTGCCCGGGGTCATTACGGCCTGGGTGCTCAACTGGATCGTCACGACCCTCGACCAGACCCTGCAGATCCTTCCGCTGGCCTGGCACCCTGACCGCCTGATCGGTTTTCACGTGCCGGGCTTCGGGGTGGTGCTCACGCTCGTCATCCTGCTGGTGGTGGGCGCAGTGGCCAGCAACTTTGCGGGCCGCAAGCTCGTGCAGTGGGGCGATGCGGTGGTGCACCGCATTCCGGTGGTGCGCTCCATCTATTCCAGCGTCAAGCAGGTATCGGACACCCTCTTTTCGGAAAGCGGCAATGCGTTTCGCAAGGCCGTGCTGGTGCAGTGGCCACGCGAGGGCGTCTGGACGGTTGCCTTCGTGACCGGCGCTCCGAGCGGCGAGGTGGCAGCCTACCTGCGTGACGAGTTCGTCAGCGTGTACGTGCCCACGACGCCCAACCCCACCGGCGGCTATTTCGTGATGGTGCGCAAGAGCGACTGTGTCGAACTCGACATGACCGTGGACTCTGCGCTCAAGTACATCGTCTCCATGGGTGTGGTGGCTCCAGCCGACCCCACCCTCGTGTCCCCCAAGTAA
- the ubiB gene encoding ubiquinone biosynthesis regulatory protein kinase UbiB has translation MKRLLRGFTILWVVFRYGLDGLLLDSFQKPWLRLLSRALSVGRNLDAPRGQRLRQALESLGPIFVKFGQVLSTRRDLLPADVADELALLQDRVPPFPAEVAIATIERAFRRPVDEVFLTFDRKPVASASIAQVHFATLRDRDGVEREVAVKVLRPGMLPVIEKDLGLMRLMAGWVESLSADGKRLKPREVVAEFDNYLHDELDLVREAANAAQLRRNMQGLDLVLIPEIFWDFCHPEVMVMQRMKGVPISQIDRLRAADVDIPKLARDGVTIFFTQVFRDGFFHADMHPGNIQVSLEPATFGRYISLDFGIVGTLTESDKEYLAQNFVAFFRRDYKRVAELHIESGWVPPNTRVNDLESAIRAVCEPYFDRPLKEISLGLVLMRLFQTSRRFHVEIQPQLVLLQKTLLNIEGLGRELDPELDLWSTAKPFLEKWMLEQMGPQRMWRELRAEAPHYAKLIPELPRLLYDALRQRKPLDGQNQVVRELLDAQHRTNRLLQAIIYGGVGFVLGLLVMQFFVRLRIF, from the coding sequence ATGAAGCGCCTGCTGCGGGGTTTCACCATCCTGTGGGTGGTGTTCCGGTATGGCCTGGATGGCCTGCTGCTGGACAGCTTCCAGAAACCCTGGCTGCGGCTGCTTTCGCGCGCTCTGTCGGTCGGGCGCAACCTGGATGCGCCGCGCGGCCAGCGGCTGCGCCAGGCGTTGGAAAGCCTGGGCCCCATCTTTGTGAAGTTCGGCCAGGTACTCTCCACCCGCCGCGACCTGCTGCCGGCTGACGTGGCCGACGAGCTGGCGCTGCTGCAGGACCGGGTACCACCGTTTCCTGCCGAGGTTGCCATTGCCACCATCGAGCGCGCTTTCCGGCGTCCGGTCGATGAGGTGTTTCTCACCTTTGACCGCAAGCCGGTGGCCAGCGCATCGATTGCCCAGGTGCACTTTGCCACGCTGCGCGACCGCGATGGCGTCGAGCGCGAGGTGGCGGTGAAGGTGCTTCGCCCCGGCATGCTCCCGGTGATCGAGAAAGACCTGGGCCTGATGCGCCTGATGGCCGGCTGGGTCGAAAGCCTGTCGGCCGACGGCAAGCGCCTGAAGCCGCGTGAGGTGGTGGCCGAGTTCGACAACTACCTGCACGACGAGCTGGACCTGGTGCGCGAGGCGGCCAATGCCGCGCAGCTGCGCCGCAACATGCAGGGCCTGGACCTGGTGCTCATCCCGGAAATCTTCTGGGACTTCTGCCACCCCGAAGTGATGGTGATGCAGCGCATGAAGGGCGTGCCCATCAGCCAGATCGACCGCTTGCGCGCTGCCGATGTGGACATCCCGAAGCTCGCACGCGACGGTGTCACGATCTTTTTCACCCAGGTGTTCCGCGACGGGTTCTTTCATGCCGACATGCACCCCGGCAACATCCAGGTGAGCCTGGAGCCGGCCACGTTCGGGCGCTATATCTCGCTCGATTTCGGCATCGTGGGCACGCTCACCGAGTCGGACAAGGAATACCTGGCCCAGAACTTCGTGGCGTTTTTCCGGCGCGACTACAAGCGGGTGGCCGAGCTGCACATCGAAAGCGGCTGGGTGCCGCCGAACACGCGCGTCAACGACCTGGAGTCGGCCATCCGCGCCGTGTGCGAGCCGTATTTTGACCGGCCGCTCAAGGAAATATCGCTGGGATTGGTGCTTATGCGCCTGTTCCAGACGTCCCGGCGCTTCCATGTCGAGATCCAGCCGCAGCTGGTGCTTTTGCAGAAAACCTTGCTCAATATCGAAGGTCTGGGCCGCGAGCTGGACCCCGAGCTGGACCTGTGGAGTACCGCCAAGCCGTTTCTCGAAAAGTGGATGCTTGAACAGATGGGGCCACAGCGCATGTGGCGCGAACTGCGGGCCGAGGCGCCGCACTACGCCAAGCTGATTCCGGAGTTGCCGCGCCTGCTGTACGACGCGCTGCGCCAGCGCAAGCCGCTGGATGGCCAGAACCAGGTGGTGCGCGAGCTTCTCGATGCCCAGCACCGCACGAACCGTCTCCTGCAAGCCATCATCTATGGCGGTGTCGGGTTTGTCCTCGGCCTGCTGGTGATGCAGTTTTTCGTGCGCCTGCGCATCTTCTGA
- the ubiE gene encoding bifunctional demethylmenaquinone methyltransferase/2-methoxy-6-polyprenyl-1,4-benzoquinol methylase UbiE, with product MSTTHFGFQSVDEQEKARKVRGVFDSVASRYDIMNDLMSAGLHRAWKAYTVMVANLREGSQVLDIAGGTGDLALAFSKKVGTSGRVVHTDINEAMLRVGRDRLIDAGVVLPTLVCDAEKLPFPDAHFDVVSVAFGLRNMTHKDRAIAEMCRVLKPGGKLLVLEFSKVAKPLEKAYDWYSFKVLPRLGKMVAGDDASYRYLAESIRMHPGQEELKTLMQQNGFGHVDYHNMTGGVVALHVGIKC from the coding sequence ATGAGCACCACTCATTTCGGATTCCAGTCGGTCGACGAGCAGGAAAAAGCCCGCAAGGTGCGGGGCGTGTTCGACTCGGTCGCGTCGCGCTACGACATCATGAACGACCTGATGTCGGCTGGCCTGCACCGCGCCTGGAAGGCGTACACCGTGATGGTGGCCAACCTGCGCGAAGGCAGCCAGGTGCTGGACATTGCCGGCGGCACGGGCGACCTGGCGCTGGCGTTTTCAAAGAAAGTCGGCACGTCTGGCCGCGTGGTGCACACCGACATCAACGAAGCCATGCTGCGCGTGGGGCGCGATCGCCTGATCGATGCGGGCGTGGTACTGCCCACGCTGGTGTGCGATGCCGAGAAGCTGCCGTTTCCCGATGCCCACTTTGACGTGGTGAGCGTGGCCTTCGGGCTGCGCAACATGACGCACAAGGACCGGGCGATTGCCGAGATGTGCCGCGTGCTCAAGCCCGGCGGCAAGCTGCTCGTGCTCGAATTTTCCAAGGTGGCCAAGCCGCTGGAGAAGGCCTACGACTGGTATTCCTTCAAGGTGCTGCCCCGGCTGGGCAAGATGGTGGCGGGCGATGACGCCAGCTACCGTTACCTGGCCGAGTCGATCCGCATGCATCCGGGGCAGGAAGAACTCAAGACCCTGATGCAGCAAAACGGCTTTGGCCATGTGGACTATCACAACATGACGGGTGGGGTTGTTGCGTTGCATGTTGGAATCAAGTGCTGA
- a CDS encoding FmdB family zinc ribbon protein, protein MPIYAYKCGSCGHAKDVLQKISDPQLTVCPACGAEAFSKQVTAAGFQLKGSGWYVTDFRGGSGGTAAPATDAKADAKPDSSAAASTADAPKKEAPSASAASAGGTSSTTTTN, encoded by the coding sequence ATGCCTATTTACGCCTACAAATGCGGCTCCTGCGGCCATGCCAAGGATGTGCTGCAAAAAATCTCCGATCCCCAGCTCACCGTGTGCCCTGCCTGCGGTGCCGAGGCTTTTTCCAAGCAGGTCACTGCGGCCGGCTTCCAGCTCAAGGGCTCAGGCTGGTATGTGACGGATTTCCGCGGCGGAAGCGGTGGCACGGCGGCCCCGGCGACCGACGCAAAGGCGGATGCCAAGCCCGATTCCAGCGCAGCTGCAAGCACCGCAGATGCTCCTAAAAAAGAAGCGCCTAGCGCAAGTGCAGCAAGCGCTGGCGGCACTTCTTCCACCACAACGACGAACTGA
- the ltrA gene encoding group II intron reverse transcriptase/maturase, producing the protein MRKHVASRDESASSREPQDWHSIDWGLVARNVRTTQTRLAKATQEKDWRRVKALQRSLTHSFSARALAVRRVTENQGKRTSGVDRELWDSPASKWAAIGRLKNLRGYKPQPLRRVYIPKANGKERPLGIPTMFDRAMQALFLLALEPVSESTSDPNSYGFRTGRSTHDAMSQLFVSLSQKASAEWVLEADIQGFFDHINHDWMLDRVLMNREVLRKWLKAGVVHQGRISPTDEGTPQGGVISPTLANCVLNGLETGLAAHLNARLGVVKARRAKVNVVRYADDFVITGSSRELLEIEVRPWVEAFLAKRGLRLSLEKTCVTHIDRGFDFLGWNFRKYRGKLLIKPSKKNVKAFYRKVSEIVRTHLSTKQEDLIAQLNPILRGWARYHQPVVAKETFSRMDYLIYWRLVRWARRRHPKKSPSWCTQRYWKVIGERTEFAAKVGTEDEPIMKRLARLSDTVIERHEKIKGDYNPFDPVWEEYGEMLRTKRTAKSLRHRYEASMLYISQDGRCALCTEPLDHEGGWHDHHIVYKVNGGSDAMSNRVLLHPVCHQRLHALGLPVAKPASTRLRVQDKKGA; encoded by the coding sequence ATGAGAAAACACGTCGCTTCGCGCGACGAGTCTGCGTCCTCACGCGAACCGCAAGACTGGCACTCCATCGATTGGGGTCTAGTGGCGCGGAACGTGCGGACGACGCAGACCCGTCTAGCGAAGGCTACGCAAGAAAAAGACTGGCGCCGCGTGAAAGCGCTGCAAAGGTCTCTAACTCACTCGTTCTCGGCCAGAGCGCTGGCCGTGAGACGAGTGACCGAAAACCAAGGCAAACGAACGAGTGGCGTCGATCGCGAACTTTGGGATTCGCCTGCCTCCAAATGGGCGGCGATCGGTCGGTTGAAGAATCTTCGAGGGTACAAACCGCAGCCCTTGCGGCGGGTCTACATTCCCAAAGCAAACGGGAAGGAAAGGCCGCTTGGCATTCCGACCATGTTTGACAGGGCCATGCAGGCGTTGTTCCTACTGGCATTGGAACCAGTGTCAGAGAGCACCAGCGACCCGAACAGCTACGGCTTTCGGACTGGGCGCTCAACGCACGATGCCATGAGCCAGTTGTTCGTTTCCTTGTCCCAGAAGGCCTCGGCCGAATGGGTACTGGAAGCCGACATTCAGGGGTTCTTCGACCATATCAACCATGACTGGATGCTCGACCGTGTTCTCATGAACAGGGAAGTGCTACGGAAATGGTTGAAAGCCGGAGTGGTCCATCAGGGTCGCATCTCGCCGACAGATGAGGGAACACCGCAAGGTGGTGTCATTTCGCCAACCCTGGCGAATTGCGTTCTGAATGGGTTGGAAACGGGACTCGCCGCGCACTTAAACGCGCGGCTGGGTGTTGTGAAAGCCCGTAGAGCCAAAGTAAATGTGGTCCGCTACGCGGACGACTTCGTCATCACTGGGAGCTCACGAGAGCTGTTAGAGATTGAAGTCCGACCATGGGTAGAAGCATTCCTTGCAAAACGAGGACTGCGGCTATCGCTGGAAAAGACCTGCGTCACGCACATTGACCGAGGCTTCGATTTCCTTGGATGGAATTTCCGCAAATACCGTGGAAAGCTGCTAATCAAGCCGAGCAAGAAAAACGTGAAAGCGTTCTATCGCAAGGTATCGGAAATCGTAAGGACGCATCTATCGACAAAACAGGAGGATCTCATCGCGCAACTTAACCCAATCCTTCGGGGATGGGCTAGGTATCACCAACCGGTGGTCGCGAAAGAGACGTTCAGTCGGATGGACTACCTCATCTACTGGCGGCTTGTCCGCTGGGCGAGGAGGCGACATCCGAAGAAATCCCCAAGCTGGTGCACCCAACGTTACTGGAAGGTCATTGGTGAAAGGACAGAGTTCGCAGCCAAAGTAGGTACAGAAGACGAACCGATCATGAAACGGTTGGCGCGATTAAGCGACACAGTGATTGAAAGGCATGAAAAGATCAAAGGAGACTACAACCCCTTTGATCCTGTCTGGGAGGAGTATGGAGAGATGTTGCGGACGAAACGCACGGCAAAGAGCCTGCGCCATCGTTACGAAGCGTCAATGCTGTATATCTCCCAGGACGGGCGCTGTGCACTCTGCACAGAACCGCTCGATCATGAAGGCGGTTGGCACGATCATCACATTGTTTACAAGGTGAATGGCGGGTCGGACGCTATGTCTAACCGGGTGCTCCTGCACCCGGTGTGCCATCAGAGGTTGCATGCCCTTGGGTTGCCGGTCGCGAAGCCGGCCTCAACAAGGCTTAGGGTTCAGGATAAGAAAGGCGCGTAG
- the aspS gene encoding aspartate--tRNA ligase — protein sequence MAMRSHYCGLVTEALLGQTVTLSGWVNRRRDHGGVIFIDLRDREGYVQVVCDPDRAEMFKVAEEVRNEFCVQVKGLVRARPDGTTNDNLKSGKIEVLCHELNVLNPSVTPPFQMDDENLSETTRLTHRVMDLRRPHMQRNMMLRYKTSIQVRNFLDKEGFIDIETPMLGKSTPEGARDYLVPSRVHDGHFFALPQSPQLYKQMLMVAGYDRYYQITKCFRDEDLRADRQPEFTQIDCETSFLGEEEIRAIFQRMIAEVFQTQLGVDLGEFPIMTYQEAAHRFGSDKPDLRVKLEFTELTDVMKDVDFKVFSGAANMKGGRVVALRVPGGSVEGGGISRGEIDAYTEFVKIYGAKGLAYIRVNELAKGRDGLQSPIVKNIHDAALAEVLKRSGAQDGDLLFFGADKEKIVNDAIGALRLKIGHSEFGKKNGLFENRWAPLWVVDFPMFEHDEEEDRWTAVHHPFTSPKDGHEDLMDTDPGKCLAKAYDMVLNGWELGGGSVRIHRADVQSKVFTALKINPEDAKAKFGYLLDALQYGAPPHGGLAFGLDRLITLMTGAESIRDVIAFPKTQRAQDLLTQAPSPVDEKQLRELHIRLRNPDGVKAAG from the coding sequence ATGGCCATGCGTTCCCACTACTGCGGTCTTGTGACCGAAGCCCTCCTGGGCCAAACCGTAACCCTGTCGGGCTGGGTGAACCGTCGCCGCGACCACGGCGGCGTGATCTTCATCGACCTGCGCGACCGCGAAGGCTACGTGCAGGTGGTGTGCGACCCTGACCGTGCCGAGATGTTCAAGGTGGCCGAAGAGGTGCGCAACGAGTTCTGCGTGCAGGTCAAGGGCCTGGTGCGCGCCCGCCCCGACGGCACGACCAACGACAACCTCAAGAGCGGCAAGATCGAAGTCCTTTGCCACGAGCTGAACGTGCTCAACCCGTCGGTCACGCCTCCGTTCCAGATGGACGACGAGAACCTGTCGGAAACCACGCGCCTCACGCACCGCGTGATGGACCTGCGCCGCCCGCACATGCAGCGCAACATGATGCTGCGCTACAAGACGTCGATCCAGGTGCGCAACTTCCTGGACAAGGAAGGCTTCATCGATATCGAAACGCCCATGCTGGGCAAGAGCACGCCCGAAGGCGCACGCGACTACCTCGTGCCCAGCCGCGTGCACGACGGCCACTTCTTTGCACTGCCCCAGTCGCCCCAGCTGTACAAGCAGATGCTGATGGTGGCGGGCTACGACCGGTACTACCAGATCACCAAGTGCTTCCGCGACGAAGACCTGCGTGCCGACCGTCAGCCCGAGTTCACGCAGATCGACTGCGAAACCTCGTTCCTGGGTGAAGAGGAAATCCGGGCCATCTTTCAGCGCATGATCGCCGAGGTGTTCCAGACCCAGCTGGGCGTGGATCTGGGCGAATTCCCGATCATGACGTACCAGGAAGCCGCGCACCGTTTCGGCTCTGACAAGCCCGACCTGCGCGTGAAGCTCGAGTTCACCGAGCTGACCGACGTGATGAAGGACGTGGATTTCAAGGTGTTCTCGGGCGCTGCCAACATGAAGGGTGGTCGCGTGGTGGCCCTGCGCGTGCCGGGCGGTTCGGTCGAAGGCGGCGGCATCAGCCGCGGCGAGATCGACGCCTACACCGAGTTCGTCAAGATCTACGGTGCCAAGGGCCTGGCCTACATCCGCGTCAACGAACTGGCCAAGGGCCGCGATGGCCTGCAGTCGCCCATCGTCAAGAACATTCACGACGCTGCGCTGGCCGAAGTGCTCAAGCGCTCGGGCGCACAAGACGGTGACCTGCTGTTCTTTGGCGCAGACAAGGAAAAGATCGTCAACGACGCGATTGGCGCGTTGCGCCTCAAGATCGGCCACAGCGAGTTCGGCAAGAAGAACGGCCTGTTCGAAAACCGCTGGGCGCCACTGTGGGTGGTGGACTTCCCCATGTTCGAGCACGACGAGGAAGAAGACCGCTGGACCGCGGTGCACCACCCCTTCACCAGCCCCAAGGATGGTCACGAGGACCTGATGGATACCGATCCGGGCAAGTGCCTTGCCAAGGCCTACGACATGGTGCTCAACGGCTGGGAGCTGGGCGGTGGCTCCGTGCGTATCCACCGCGCAGACGTGCAAAGCAAGGTTTTCACCGCGCTCAAGATCAACCCCGAGGACGCCAAGGCCAAGTTCGGTTACCTGCTGGATGCCCTGCAGTACGGCGCGCCCCCGCATGGTGGTCTGGCCTTCGGCCTGGACCGCCTGATCACGCTGATGACGGGTGCCGAGTCCATCCGTGACGTGATTGCCTTCCCCAAGACACAGCGCGCGCAGGACCTGCTGACCCAGGCGCCAAGCCCCGTGGACGAAAAGCAGCTGCGCGAACTGCACATCCGCCTGCGCAACCCCGATGGCGTGAAGGCCGCGGGCTGA
- a CDS encoding Tim44 domain-containing protein — protein sequence MKLWSVVLVALMAVVHVDADAKRLGGGKSSGQQSNNVTQRESATPSTPGAPAQGATNAAAAKPAAAPGAAAAAPKKPWGAMLGGLAAGLGLAWLAHSLGMGEGFGQILMFALFALAAFAIFKMVMRARQGGAAASSNSPLAFQGAGAATPSAAQVPPQYSPNNVGNDASARPWERSSMAFDATRNASGGQGAGTGVTIGSGLSGSQNWGIPEGFDTENFLAAAKRNFVTLQGAWDRSDIATLRSMMTDGMLNEIRTQLSEREDHRGAQPNLTDVVMIEAQLLGIEELADGYMASVEFSGMIREEPSAGPSPFREVWNMTKPKAGGSGWLVAGVQALQ from the coding sequence ATGAAACTGTGGTCTGTGGTTTTGGTGGCGCTGATGGCGGTAGTCCACGTGGACGCCGATGCCAAGCGTCTTGGCGGCGGCAAGTCCTCTGGACAGCAGTCGAACAACGTGACCCAGCGCGAGTCGGCTACGCCGTCCACGCCGGGTGCGCCCGCGCAAGGCGCAACCAACGCTGCCGCGGCCAAGCCCGCCGCCGCGCCTGGCGCAGCAGCCGCTGCCCCCAAGAAGCCCTGGGGCGCCATGCTGGGCGGTCTGGCCGCTGGCCTGGGCCTGGCCTGGCTGGCCCACTCGCTGGGCATGGGTGAAGGCTTTGGCCAGATCCTGATGTTTGCCCTGTTTGCGCTGGCTGCCTTTGCCATCTTCAAGATGGTGATGCGTGCCCGCCAGGGTGGTGCAGCCGCCTCGTCGAACTCGCCCCTGGCCTTCCAGGGCGCGGGTGCCGCCACGCCGTCGGCAGCGCAGGTGCCGCCGCAGTACAGCCCCAACAACGTGGGCAACGATGCCTCGGCACGCCCCTGGGAGCGCAGCAGCATGGCGTTTGACGCCACGCGCAATGCGTCGGGCGGTCAGGGTGCCGGTACGGGTGTGACCATCGGGTCTGGTCTGTCGGGCTCGCAGAACTGGGGCATTCCGGAGGGCTTTGACACCGAGAATTTTCTGGCAGCGGCCAAGCGCAACTTCGTCACCCTGCAAGGCGCCTGGGATCGTTCGGACATCGCCACCCTGCGTTCGATGATGACCGACGGCATGCTTAACGAGATTCGCACCCAGCTGAGCGAGCGCGAGGATCACCGCGGCGCACAGCCCAACCTGACCGACGTGGTGATGATCGAGGCGCAGCTCCTCGGCATTGAGGAGCTGGCCGATGGCTACATGGCCAGCGTCGAGTTCTCCGGCATGATCCGCGAGGAGCCTTCTGCAGGCCCGAGCCCGTTCCGCGAAGTGTGGAACATGACCAAGCCCAAGGCGGGCGGCTCTGGCTGGCTGGTGGCGGGCGTGCAAGCCCTGCAGTAA